In a single window of the Microcoleus sp. FACHB-672 genome:
- a CDS encoding PAS domain S-box protein, with protein sequence MNVKLFAKKVETFHWQLAELYQYAYSSVEEQPNLLPAAFKELGIASEELQVAVEELQLKNEELTSARAALEAERQRYEDLFEFAPDGYIVTDRDGKIIEANRAAAQMLNVSQMALAGKPLAIFIPPEERKDFRTQVNRLYHDNQAIWGEMRLQQRHGEMLEAAMRVATIRTPNQPVVLLWLLRDITEQKRAQRENNGSDGSQDRPAYVYTKGEIISLKPQVIWQVSKGLVKLSTLCANGEEVIVGLLGPQMHFGLSSTSLQTYEAKALSDVHLVCFSEAEITASPILAQALLTQMNQRLQHTESLLAIFGQRRVIDRLTCLLHLLKQQIGEPVDEGTRLSVRLTHEDLANTCCTTRVTITRLLSKLQQQRKILFDSKQHIVLKDVSIQNGKL encoded by the coding sequence AGTTATTTGCGAAGAAAGTAGAGACGTTTCACTGGCAGCTGGCCGAGCTTTATCAATACGCTTATTCTTCCGTTGAGGAGCAACCGAATTTGCTGCCGGCAGCCTTCAAGGAACTCGGCATCGCCTCTGAAGAATTGCAAGTAGCCGTGGAAGAGCTACAGCTGAAGAATGAGGAACTAACATCAGCACGAGCGGCGTTAGAAGCCGAACGTCAGCGCTATGAAGATTTGTTTGAATTCGCCCCAGACGGCTACATCGTAACGGATCGCGACGGGAAGATCATCGAAGCAAACCGGGCCGCCGCCCAGATGCTCAACGTTTCGCAGATGGCATTAGCCGGTAAACCGCTGGCCATTTTCATTCCCCCAGAAGAACGCAAGGACTTTCGCACCCAAGTAAATCGGCTGTACCACGACAATCAAGCGATATGGGGGGAAATGCGCCTACAGCAGCGTCACGGTGAAATGTTGGAGGCGGCGATGAGAGTTGCCACTATCCGCACCCCGAACCAGCCAGTTGTCCTACTGTGGCTGCTTCGTGACATTACGGAGCAAAAACGAGCGCAAAGAGAAAATAATGGCAGCGACGGTAGCCAAGATCGTCCTGCTTATGTCTACACCAAAGGGGAAATTATCTCCCTCAAGCCCCAAGTAATTTGGCAAGTCTCTAAGGGATTGGTCAAGTTAAGCACTCTCTGTGCAAATGGCGAAGAGGTAATCGTGGGTTTGTTAGGGCCACAAATGCACTTTGGACTGAGTTCTACTTCCCTACAAACTTACGAAGCAAAAGCACTTTCCGACGTTCATCTGGTGTGTTTTTCTGAAGCAGAAATCACAGCTTCGCCAATTCTAGCCCAAGCTCTTTTAACTCAAATGAACCAACGCCTACAGCACACAGAATCGTTATTAGCGATTTTTGGACAGCGGCGTGTCATCGACCGATTAACCTGTTTGTTGCATCTTCTAAAACAGCAAATTGGTGAACCTGTAGATGAAGGAACTCGTTTGAGTGTTCGTCTCACCCATGAGGATCTGGCTAACACTTGCTGTACCACCAGGGTGACAATCACGCGGCTACTGAGTAAATTACAACAGCAAAGAAAGATCCTGTTTGATAGTAAGCAGCACATTGTTTTAAAAGATGTCAGTATTCAGAATGGCAAGCTTTAA